A single Phragmites australis chromosome 4, lpPhrAust1.1, whole genome shotgun sequence DNA region contains:
- the LOC133914080 gene encoding vegetative cell wall protein gp1-like, with protein sequence MPVSLATASMLPSCRAAAASARCLRSCLHRPLPISAQRVGVRCNAATPPPEVPGATPAEVPGTNRPPEELPSIDTPPEFDAPPGVDVPTPVPGPGPELPGPPIPSPPTPEVPTVPPNPDVQPPQPLEVPTVPPNPDVPPPQPPEVNPPLAPPEVVPPGAAPVPPPFV encoded by the coding sequence ATGCCGGTCAGCCTCGCGACGGCGTCGATGCTGCCTTCGTGCCGCGCCGCTGCGGCGTCGGCGCGCTGTTTGCGTTCTTGCCTTCATCGGCCGTTGCCGATCTCCGCTCAGCGCGTCGGCGTGCGCTGCAACGCCGCCACGCCGCCGCCTGAGGTCCCAGGCGCGACGCCAGCCGAGGTCCCAGGTACGAACCGACCCCCGGAGGAGCTGCCGAGCATCGACACGCCGCCGGAGTTCGACGCGCCACCAGGCGTGGACGTGCCGACGCCGGTGCCTGGGCCCGGCCCGGAGCTGCCGGGCCCGCCGATAccgtcgccgccgacgccggagGTCCCGACCGTGCCTCCCAACCCCGACGTCCAGCCGCCGCAGCCGCTGGAGGTCCCAACCGTGCCGCCCAACCCCGACGTCCCGCCGCCTCAGCCGCCGGAGGTGAATCCGCCGCTGGCGCCTCCCGAGGTCGTGCCGCCTGGCGCCGCGCCGGTGCCGCCTCCCTTCGTGTAG